One Anolis carolinensis isolate JA03-04 chromosome 4, rAnoCar3.1.pri, whole genome shotgun sequence DNA window includes the following coding sequences:
- the rnf2 gene encoding E3 ubiquitin-protein ligase RING2: MSQAVQTNGTQPLSKTWELSLYELQRTPQEAITDGLEIVVSPRSLHSELMCPICLDMLKNTMTTKECLHRFCADCIITALRSGNKECPTCRKKLVSKRSLRPDPNFDALISKIYPSRDEYEAHQERVLARINKHNNQQALSHSIEEGLKIQALNRLQRGKKQQIENGSGAEDNGDSSHCSNASTHSNQEAGPSNKRTKTSDDSGLELDNNNTTVAIDPVLDGASEIELVFRPHPTLMENDDSAQTRYIKTSGNATVDHLSKYLAVRLALEELRSKGESNQMNLETASEKQYTIYIATANGQFTVLNGSFSLELVSEKYWKVNKPMELYYAPTKEHK; the protein is encoded by the exons ATGTCCCAGGCAGTGCAGACAAATGGCACACAGCCCTTAAGCAAAACATGGGAGCTCAGCTTGTATGAACTCCAAAGAACTCCTCAG GAGGCTATTACAGATGGCCTGGAGATAGTGGTGTCACCCCGAAGTCTCCATAGTGAGCTGATGTGTCCCATTTGTTTGGATATGTTGAAAAACACCATGACTACAAAGGAATGTCTACATCGTTTTTGTGCAGATTGTATCATCACAGCCCTCAGAAGTGG AAACAAAGAATGCCCTACATGTCGTAAAAAGCTTGTTTCTAAAAGATCTTTGAGGCCAGACCCAAATTTTGATGCCCTCATCAGTAAAATCTATCCAAGCCGTGATGAATATGAGGCTCATCAGGAGAGAGTTCTAGCAAGAATCAACAAGCACAATAATCAGCAAGCTCTAAGTCACAGCATTGAGGAGGGTTTGAAAATCCAGGCTCTGAACAG GTTacaaagaggcaagaagcaacaGATCGAGAATGGTAGCGGAGCAGAGGACAACGGAGATAGCTCACACTGTAGTAATGCTTCAACTCACAGTAATCAAGAAGCTGGGCCAAGTAACAAACGGACCAAAACATCTGATGATTCTGGTCTAGAACTGGACAATAACAATACAACAGTTGCAATAGACCCAGTTTTGGATGGTGCAAGTGAAATTGAACTAGTTTTCAGACCTCATCCTACGCTAATGGAAAATGATGACAGTGCACAGACAAG GTACATAAAGACCTCTGGCAATGCCACAGTTGATCACTTGTCCAAGTACCTAGCTGTGAGACTGGCTTTGGAAGAACTCCGGAGCAAAGGAGAGTCAAATCAGATGAATCTTGAAACAGCCAGTGAGAAGCAGTACACAATTTATATTGCTACAGCAAATGGCCAGTTCACT GTGTTAAATGGCTCCTTTTCTTTGGAGCTGGTCAGTGAAAAGTACTGGAAAGTGAATAAGCCCATGGAGCTCTACTATGCACCAACAAAAGAACACAAATAA
- the trmt1l gene encoding TRMT1-like protein isoform X2 encodes MADGKTAALLLLGLPPQPPPEGGEEEEENGTDDSVKPESHRPDVETIEDEVKIEKEETEQESIKEPNTNLLDALSSSLREKHISIQRTLADLEKLAGLKEGCLTTVTSENSGDKKLCPLCPEERFKACSGHKLYRHLQNLHWKVSVEFEGYRMCICHLPCHPVKPNVTADPISAKMGSHYHCLICSATIGRRTDMIGHVKRHVNKGETESRFMSAPKSSCEIVKEADTDVHVLPNYTTPQKTDSYFNPKMKLNRQLTVCALAVLAEERKPLECLDAFGATGIMGLQWAKHLGNSVKVTINDYNEKSVTMIQENCHLNKMKVVMNLREEEDCDEAVEEVEENLPVIEVTKMDANVIMHLRAFDFIHLDPFGSSVNYLDAAFRNVRNLGIVSVTSTDISSLYSKAQHVAQRHYGSNIVRTEYYKELAARMIIAAVARAAARCNKGIEVLLAVALEHFVLVEVRVLRGPSPADDTAKKIRYLIHCQWCEERVFKKEGNMIEENPYRQLPCDCHSRMTGKTAIELGPLWSGSLFNTGFLRRMLFEAVQYGLEDIQPLLKTLICEAECTILKQFSIHGPSNQNKQEECGVIIKTPDATAEYFVVHGKRTSNEVSQNGAKRQKLESNAEHPSFYYNIHRHSIKGMNMPKLNKFLHYLSEAGYRVSRTHFDPMGVRTNAPLVQFKSILVKYSTPTYTGGPTESPLHCSEDSQPVTESDFAEENI; translated from the exons ATGGCGGACGGAAAGACGGCGGCGCTGCTACTTCTGGGGCTCCCCCCGCAGCCGccccccgaaggcggagaggaggaggaggaaa ATGGCACTGATGATTCAGTAAAACCTGAGAGTCACAGACCAGATGTGGAAACAATTGAGGATGAAGTGAAaattgaaaaggaggaaacagagCAAGAGTCTATAAAGGAACCTAACACTAATCTATTGGATGCATTATCCAGCTCTCTACGAG AGAAACATATTTCAATTCAGAGGACTCTTGCTGATTTAGAGAAGCTGGCTGGCCTAAAGGAAGGCTGCTTAACCACAGTTACTTCTGAGAATTCAG GTGATAAGAAGTTATGCCCGCTGTGCCCTGAAGAAAGGTTCAAGGCTTGTTCTGGTCATAAGCTCTATCGGCACCTTCAAAATCTCCACTGGAAAGTATCTGTTGAATTTGAAG GTTACAGAATGTGCATCTGTCACTTACCTTGCCACCCTGTGAAACCAAATGTCACTGCAGATCCG ATATCTGCAAAGATGGGATCCCATTATCACTGTCTAATTTGTTCAGCAACTATTGGCCGAAGGACTGATATGATAGGACACGTTAAACGGCATGTCAATAAAGGAGAAACTGAATCAAGGTTTATGTCAG CTCCTAAGTCTTCATGTGAAATAGTGAAAGAGGCAGATACAGATGTGCATGTTCTTCCTAACTATACTACACCACAGAAAACAGATTCATATTTTAATCCCAAAATGAAACTTAACAG GCAGCTTACAGTCTGTGCTTTAGCTGTCCTAGCAGAGGAACGAAAACCTTTAGAATGTTTAGATGCATTTGGAGCCACAG GTATAATGGGACTGCAGTGGGCAAAGCATCTGGGAAATTCTGTGAAGGTCACAATTAATGACTACAATGAAAAATCAGTTACAATGATACAGGAGAACTGCCATCTAAATAAGATGAAGGTAGTAATGAACCTCAGGGAAGAGGAGGACTGTGATGAAGCAGTGGAAGAAGTAGAAGAAAACTTGCCTGTCATTGAGGTTACAAAAATGGACGCCAATGTCATCATGCATTTGAGAGCATTTGATTTTAT CCATCTGGACCCATTTGGGTCATCCGTGAACTATCTAGATGCAGCCTTCAGAAATGTAAGAAACCTTGGCATCGTGTCGGTGACATCAACAGATATCAGTTCTCTCTATTCAAAGGCCCAGCATGTGGCCCAGAGGCACTACGGCAGCAACATTGTCAGGACGGAGTACTACAAGGAGCTGGCTGCTAGGATGATAATTGCTGCCGTAGCAAG AGCTGCTGCTCGATGCAACAAAGGCATTGAGGTTTTGCTCGCAGTGGCTCTTGAGCATTTTGTCCTCGTGGAGGTGAGAGTGTTGAGAGGGCCTTCTCCTGCAGACGATACAGCCAAGAAAATTCGGTACTTAATCCATTGTCAGTGGTGTGAAGAAAGGGTATTCAAGAAAGAGGGCAACATGATAGAAG AGAATCCTTATCGGCAGCTTCCCTGTGACTGCCATAGCCGCATGACCGGCAAGACAGCAATTGAACTTGGCCCTTTATG GTCAGGTTCCCTCTTCAACACTGGTTTTCTCAGAAGAATGTTGTTTGAAGCAGTTCAGTATGGGTTAGAAGACATCCAGCCACTTCTAAAAACTCTCATCTGTGAAGCAGAGTGTACAATTCTAAAGCAGTTTTCAATCCATGGCCCCAGCAACCAGAACAAACAAG AAGAATGTGGTGTGATTATTAAGACACCAGATGCTACAGCTGAATACTTTGTTGTACATG GGAAAAGAACAAGTAATGAAGTTAGTCAGAATGGTGCAAAGCGTCAGAAACTAGAAAGTAATGCTGAACATCCTTCGTTTTATTACAATATCCACAGACACAGCATTAAGGGAATGaacatgccaaa GTTAAATAAGTTCTTGCATTATCTCTCTGAAGCTGGCTATCGAGTGAGTCGAACTCATTTTGACCCAATGGGTGTTCGTACCAATGCTCCCCTGGTGCAGTTTAAATCTATCTTAGTGAAGTACAGCACTCCTACATATACAGGAGGACCAACTGAAAGCCCTCTACACTGTTCTGAAGATTCCCAGCCAGTAACAGAAAGTGACTTTGCAGAGGAAAACATATAA
- the trmt1l gene encoding TRMT1-like protein isoform X3: MADGKTAALLLLGLPPQPPPEGGEEEEESEQPNGTDDSVKPESHRPDVETIEDEVKIEKEETEQESIKEPNTNLLDALSSSLRGDKKLCPLCPEERFKACSGHKLYRHLQNLHWKVSVEFEGYRMCICHLPCHPVKPNVTADPISAKMGSHYHCLICSATIGRRTDMIGHVKRHVNKGETESRFMSAPKSSCEIVKEADTDVHVLPNYTTPQKTDSYFNPKMKLNRQLTVCALAVLAEERKPLECLDAFGATGIMGLQWAKHLGNSVKVTINDYNEKSVTMIQENCHLNKMKVVMNLREEEDCDEAVEEVEENLPVIEVTKMDANVIMHLRAFDFIHLDPFGSSVNYLDAAFRNVRNLGIVSVTSTDISSLYSKAQHVAQRHYGSNIVRTEYYKELAARMIIAAVARAAARCNKGIEVLLAVALEHFVLVEVRVLRGPSPADDTAKKIRYLIHCQWCEERVFKKEGNMIEENPYRQLPCDCHSRMTGKTAIELGPLWSGSLFNTGFLRRMLFEAVQYGLEDIQPLLKTLICEAECTILKQFSIHGPSNQNKQEECGVIIKTPDATAEYFVVHGKRTSNEVSQNGAKRQKLESNAEHPSFYYNIHRHSIKGMNMPKLNKFLHYLSEAGYRVSRTHFDPMGVRTNAPLVQFKSILVKYSTPTYTGGPTESPLHCSEDSQPVTESDFAEENI, from the exons ATGGCGGACGGAAAGACGGCGGCGCTGCTACTTCTGGGGCTCCCCCCGCAGCCGccccccgaaggcggagaggaggaggaggaaagtgaGCAGCCCA ATGGCACTGATGATTCAGTAAAACCTGAGAGTCACAGACCAGATGTGGAAACAATTGAGGATGAAGTGAAaattgaaaaggaggaaacagagCAAGAGTCTATAAAGGAACCTAACACTAATCTATTGGATGCATTATCCAGCTCTCTACGAG GTGATAAGAAGTTATGCCCGCTGTGCCCTGAAGAAAGGTTCAAGGCTTGTTCTGGTCATAAGCTCTATCGGCACCTTCAAAATCTCCACTGGAAAGTATCTGTTGAATTTGAAG GTTACAGAATGTGCATCTGTCACTTACCTTGCCACCCTGTGAAACCAAATGTCACTGCAGATCCG ATATCTGCAAAGATGGGATCCCATTATCACTGTCTAATTTGTTCAGCAACTATTGGCCGAAGGACTGATATGATAGGACACGTTAAACGGCATGTCAATAAAGGAGAAACTGAATCAAGGTTTATGTCAG CTCCTAAGTCTTCATGTGAAATAGTGAAAGAGGCAGATACAGATGTGCATGTTCTTCCTAACTATACTACACCACAGAAAACAGATTCATATTTTAATCCCAAAATGAAACTTAACAG GCAGCTTACAGTCTGTGCTTTAGCTGTCCTAGCAGAGGAACGAAAACCTTTAGAATGTTTAGATGCATTTGGAGCCACAG GTATAATGGGACTGCAGTGGGCAAAGCATCTGGGAAATTCTGTGAAGGTCACAATTAATGACTACAATGAAAAATCAGTTACAATGATACAGGAGAACTGCCATCTAAATAAGATGAAGGTAGTAATGAACCTCAGGGAAGAGGAGGACTGTGATGAAGCAGTGGAAGAAGTAGAAGAAAACTTGCCTGTCATTGAGGTTACAAAAATGGACGCCAATGTCATCATGCATTTGAGAGCATTTGATTTTAT CCATCTGGACCCATTTGGGTCATCCGTGAACTATCTAGATGCAGCCTTCAGAAATGTAAGAAACCTTGGCATCGTGTCGGTGACATCAACAGATATCAGTTCTCTCTATTCAAAGGCCCAGCATGTGGCCCAGAGGCACTACGGCAGCAACATTGTCAGGACGGAGTACTACAAGGAGCTGGCTGCTAGGATGATAATTGCTGCCGTAGCAAG AGCTGCTGCTCGATGCAACAAAGGCATTGAGGTTTTGCTCGCAGTGGCTCTTGAGCATTTTGTCCTCGTGGAGGTGAGAGTGTTGAGAGGGCCTTCTCCTGCAGACGATACAGCCAAGAAAATTCGGTACTTAATCCATTGTCAGTGGTGTGAAGAAAGGGTATTCAAGAAAGAGGGCAACATGATAGAAG AGAATCCTTATCGGCAGCTTCCCTGTGACTGCCATAGCCGCATGACCGGCAAGACAGCAATTGAACTTGGCCCTTTATG GTCAGGTTCCCTCTTCAACACTGGTTTTCTCAGAAGAATGTTGTTTGAAGCAGTTCAGTATGGGTTAGAAGACATCCAGCCACTTCTAAAAACTCTCATCTGTGAAGCAGAGTGTACAATTCTAAAGCAGTTTTCAATCCATGGCCCCAGCAACCAGAACAAACAAG AAGAATGTGGTGTGATTATTAAGACACCAGATGCTACAGCTGAATACTTTGTTGTACATG GGAAAAGAACAAGTAATGAAGTTAGTCAGAATGGTGCAAAGCGTCAGAAACTAGAAAGTAATGCTGAACATCCTTCGTTTTATTACAATATCCACAGACACAGCATTAAGGGAATGaacatgccaaa GTTAAATAAGTTCTTGCATTATCTCTCTGAAGCTGGCTATCGAGTGAGTCGAACTCATTTTGACCCAATGGGTGTTCGTACCAATGCTCCCCTGGTGCAGTTTAAATCTATCTTAGTGAAGTACAGCACTCCTACATATACAGGAGGACCAACTGAAAGCCCTCTACACTGTTCTGAAGATTCCCAGCCAGTAACAGAAAGTGACTTTGCAGAGGAAAACATATAA
- the trmt1l gene encoding TRMT1-like protein isoform X1, translating into MADGKTAALLLLGLPPQPPPEGGEEEEESEQPNGTDDSVKPESHRPDVETIEDEVKIEKEETEQESIKEPNTNLLDALSSSLREKHISIQRTLADLEKLAGLKEGCLTTVTSENSGDKKLCPLCPEERFKACSGHKLYRHLQNLHWKVSVEFEGYRMCICHLPCHPVKPNVTADPISAKMGSHYHCLICSATIGRRTDMIGHVKRHVNKGETESRFMSAPKSSCEIVKEADTDVHVLPNYTTPQKTDSYFNPKMKLNRQLTVCALAVLAEERKPLECLDAFGATGIMGLQWAKHLGNSVKVTINDYNEKSVTMIQENCHLNKMKVVMNLREEEDCDEAVEEVEENLPVIEVTKMDANVIMHLRAFDFIHLDPFGSSVNYLDAAFRNVRNLGIVSVTSTDISSLYSKAQHVAQRHYGSNIVRTEYYKELAARMIIAAVARAAARCNKGIEVLLAVALEHFVLVEVRVLRGPSPADDTAKKIRYLIHCQWCEERVFKKEGNMIEENPYRQLPCDCHSRMTGKTAIELGPLWSGSLFNTGFLRRMLFEAVQYGLEDIQPLLKTLICEAECTILKQFSIHGPSNQNKQEECGVIIKTPDATAEYFVVHGKRTSNEVSQNGAKRQKLESNAEHPSFYYNIHRHSIKGMNMPKLNKFLHYLSEAGYRVSRTHFDPMGVRTNAPLVQFKSILVKYSTPTYTGGPTESPLHCSEDSQPVTESDFAEENI; encoded by the exons ATGGCGGACGGAAAGACGGCGGCGCTGCTACTTCTGGGGCTCCCCCCGCAGCCGccccccgaaggcggagaggaggaggaggaaagtgaGCAGCCCA ATGGCACTGATGATTCAGTAAAACCTGAGAGTCACAGACCAGATGTGGAAACAATTGAGGATGAAGTGAAaattgaaaaggaggaaacagagCAAGAGTCTATAAAGGAACCTAACACTAATCTATTGGATGCATTATCCAGCTCTCTACGAG AGAAACATATTTCAATTCAGAGGACTCTTGCTGATTTAGAGAAGCTGGCTGGCCTAAAGGAAGGCTGCTTAACCACAGTTACTTCTGAGAATTCAG GTGATAAGAAGTTATGCCCGCTGTGCCCTGAAGAAAGGTTCAAGGCTTGTTCTGGTCATAAGCTCTATCGGCACCTTCAAAATCTCCACTGGAAAGTATCTGTTGAATTTGAAG GTTACAGAATGTGCATCTGTCACTTACCTTGCCACCCTGTGAAACCAAATGTCACTGCAGATCCG ATATCTGCAAAGATGGGATCCCATTATCACTGTCTAATTTGTTCAGCAACTATTGGCCGAAGGACTGATATGATAGGACACGTTAAACGGCATGTCAATAAAGGAGAAACTGAATCAAGGTTTATGTCAG CTCCTAAGTCTTCATGTGAAATAGTGAAAGAGGCAGATACAGATGTGCATGTTCTTCCTAACTATACTACACCACAGAAAACAGATTCATATTTTAATCCCAAAATGAAACTTAACAG GCAGCTTACAGTCTGTGCTTTAGCTGTCCTAGCAGAGGAACGAAAACCTTTAGAATGTTTAGATGCATTTGGAGCCACAG GTATAATGGGACTGCAGTGGGCAAAGCATCTGGGAAATTCTGTGAAGGTCACAATTAATGACTACAATGAAAAATCAGTTACAATGATACAGGAGAACTGCCATCTAAATAAGATGAAGGTAGTAATGAACCTCAGGGAAGAGGAGGACTGTGATGAAGCAGTGGAAGAAGTAGAAGAAAACTTGCCTGTCATTGAGGTTACAAAAATGGACGCCAATGTCATCATGCATTTGAGAGCATTTGATTTTAT CCATCTGGACCCATTTGGGTCATCCGTGAACTATCTAGATGCAGCCTTCAGAAATGTAAGAAACCTTGGCATCGTGTCGGTGACATCAACAGATATCAGTTCTCTCTATTCAAAGGCCCAGCATGTGGCCCAGAGGCACTACGGCAGCAACATTGTCAGGACGGAGTACTACAAGGAGCTGGCTGCTAGGATGATAATTGCTGCCGTAGCAAG AGCTGCTGCTCGATGCAACAAAGGCATTGAGGTTTTGCTCGCAGTGGCTCTTGAGCATTTTGTCCTCGTGGAGGTGAGAGTGTTGAGAGGGCCTTCTCCTGCAGACGATACAGCCAAGAAAATTCGGTACTTAATCCATTGTCAGTGGTGTGAAGAAAGGGTATTCAAGAAAGAGGGCAACATGATAGAAG AGAATCCTTATCGGCAGCTTCCCTGTGACTGCCATAGCCGCATGACCGGCAAGACAGCAATTGAACTTGGCCCTTTATG GTCAGGTTCCCTCTTCAACACTGGTTTTCTCAGAAGAATGTTGTTTGAAGCAGTTCAGTATGGGTTAGAAGACATCCAGCCACTTCTAAAAACTCTCATCTGTGAAGCAGAGTGTACAATTCTAAAGCAGTTTTCAATCCATGGCCCCAGCAACCAGAACAAACAAG AAGAATGTGGTGTGATTATTAAGACACCAGATGCTACAGCTGAATACTTTGTTGTACATG GGAAAAGAACAAGTAATGAAGTTAGTCAGAATGGTGCAAAGCGTCAGAAACTAGAAAGTAATGCTGAACATCCTTCGTTTTATTACAATATCCACAGACACAGCATTAAGGGAATGaacatgccaaa GTTAAATAAGTTCTTGCATTATCTCTCTGAAGCTGGCTATCGAGTGAGTCGAACTCATTTTGACCCAATGGGTGTTCGTACCAATGCTCCCCTGGTGCAGTTTAAATCTATCTTAGTGAAGTACAGCACTCCTACATATACAGGAGGACCAACTGAAAGCCCTCTACACTGTTCTGAAGATTCCCAGCCAGTAACAGAAAGTGACTTTGCAGAGGAAAACATATAA